TATAATTACCTGGTGCATGGAGATgaaaacaatagaaattcCTAAAACAAAATTCATGGTCAAAGTATGACCAAATAGCACAGCAGATCCTATGCCTGTGAAGATGGTGGCAACTGTGGATGAGTACTTCTTTAGAATTGTATCTGCAAACATTGAACATCTTTCAATAAAGGAGAGAAGAAACTTGAATTGCAAAAGAAGTAAGTTTCTTAATAGAAAGAAATGACCTATTAACAGCAATTGTCATACTGCAACTGCTGCAGTCTAAATTAGGCTTGGTATCTAAACTTTAAATTGTTAATACAAAAAAGATAACCAACCTgcatatttgaagaaaaaggaagacaaAATTCCTTGGGCTGCATTGTTTGCTATTAGAAACATTGTAGCTTTAGAATGACCATGAAGGATATCAAAGCTACTTGGACCTGAAACATTAAATGATGAGGTGATGAAGAATTTTACTATAATAGATCCTAGAAGTCTTTTTTTTATAGtgcttatttgttttttttttcctgttaGACTGGAATTTAGCATAGTCAATCGAAATTGAATATTGATTTCAATCAATACTTCAAGTTCAAGGTAAAATCATGGCATTTATGAGAACCttcactgttttttttttttgatacaatGAGAACCTTCCCTAATATAAGGAGAAAGCTGTTATTTATCAAGGAGAAAAGGTAAACTGACTTCTCTGCAACTACAAAATTCTGATACTGTAGTACATACCTTTGACAATGGCCATGACCACTATTCCTAGAAAGTTGAATATAGCACCATAACCATATAAAAATAAGTTCTGCAAGTCAAATGAATGAGAGTTAAAATGAGCATATAAATTGAAATTATTAATGATGTTAAataacagaagaaaaaaacatgagatagagagagatgaGACACATGTTACAAAGATTCAAGAACATGTGATCCCAGTCATACGCCAGATGAGGATAAATTGAAGATATAATGAGGTAGACGTCTGACCAAAATATATTACAAACTCCCAATAACTTATGACATATAAGTGGGTGGAAACTGTCAGCCTGTTAACAACATCTCACTATCTCAGCTATATTTTTCCATCATGTCactgaaattttacaaagtTTAAAATGGATATTTGAGGCCAAAAAGGCTCCTTATCCATAGACTGCAAAAAGCCCATGATATCAAGTGTATCTTATTGATATTCTCTTTCGggattgttttcctttttgttctttttactTCCTGAGTTTAGCtctgaaagaaaaattaaCATTCATGTGGGTTGTATTGGATTTAAcacatcaaatataaaaagGAAGGAAAGCCGAGAGTGACAGAAATCATGCATTAGGGAGGTAGCAGAATCATTTCAACACACAtgggtattgttatttatgaAACTAACATGTTTTCAAGCAAACTTGTGTTATTTCTGTATTGCTTCTTTGCAGACTGCTATTCCATAgagcaaaaaaaattattactgCATATAATCCCTAGAGAGCAAGAACCTTTTGACTTTCAGCTATTATCTTTCCTGGCTATGTCAAGTTAAGAAAAAATTTATCATTATTGATAGTTCAAATCTGATCCCAAATACAATCATAACTTCATAACCATGTATCACTTAAGAAGGAACCAGAAGTATTCTGCTCCAAACACAAATCATATACAAGTAAAGATCATCCACTAGACTATCCCAAATACAGTTAAAAAGGAATGCCATTTACTAGCTTTTATAATATAAATCTCTAAACAAATTTTAACTGCAATCATTTTTACTGGTTTAAATCAGAAAGAAATTATCAAATTTACCTGAAGGTATATGCTTGTGTCATATTGGCTCTTCAAAGCATACTCATTGTAGACAGAAGCCAGGGATGGAACTGttacctaaaaaaaaaaaggataagGATAAGTTTCCATAATGGATGAAAATGTCTTGGGGACATACCAAGGGCCCATCTTGTAGTGTGTTTGTcaataataaaaaacaaatctTTCTTGCACTACAAGACATTCTATGACCCAAAAGAACTTTTCAGTCCAATGCAAtgaaaagagtttttttttttagataacTTTCCTAAAGCACTTTGAAGAGATCATATTAAGCATAGAAGCCCAAAGCTTCATGTTCAAAATGAACATAACAATACTAGGAAAAAAAAGTAGTGCAAGTTCTTACAAAAATCAATGTGTATACATATGCGCCTGTTGAAATTGTAAGATCTAAAGCAGAGGCACCCGCAGGTAAAGATCGCAACTGATTTACACTAATTCCGATGAGCAACAAAGCAAGGGCCTCCCACTGAATCAAAGTAACATGGGTCAGATATCATTAGACAAGAACATTATTGACAACATATAAgtgtaaattgtaaaacagtaaaatgacaaaataGTAGGTTAACAAAAGGCCCCGATCCGGACTTTCCCACATATATAGTTCTactctttttcatttttttaagtCTTTTATTCTTCCCACTTTTTTGTTCTTAGTTCTAACATTTATTACCATTTGATTTAAGaagtaaaataacaaaataaaaaggcCATTTGCCATGCATGTTTACCTGAATTATGGAAAATCTGCGTTTCATTATCATTTTCAGGAGAACAGCAATTACCAACACCTGCATGTCCATTGTGAAATGATAGAAATTCAAGAAGTGATGATTGCAGGACAACAATGTCTTGCCAAAACAGGCTAGACATGTAAAGGACTGAAACCAAAGTCAGACATGTACAACATTTAGAGTGAACTACTGAGCGATAAATATACTTTGGAATACATGTAAGTCACTAAAACTAGAAGTCATTTCCATGAGAAACACACAAGGACAAATGTATGATGATATGGCAGGTAATAATATTAATCAGTAAAAGgtgatataattaatttttgagATTTGATGTACCTTCATATTGCTCAACATCTTCACCGTAGCAGGATTGAAATACAGCTGCATAATAGGATTAAATAACTTAATAActttaaaaaaatacaaaagctCTTTAAAATCAATGAATGGGGTATCCTTTTGATTATAGCGAGGATAATTAAAGTTTGATTAAACAGTGGTAAGGCATGTAAGTAATTTGCATGCTTCTGAAcaatcatacaaaagaaaatatctAAATAAGACGGTGGCTATCTCTCTATCTCAGGCAACCTAGTTGTAGCATGTGCATAACCTGTCGTTCATGAATGGTGCATGACCACACATACATATCTATACACTGCCTCGTTTTATATAATACTGCATCGGATGCTTAGATCTAAACATGGCTATATGACAAATTTAGCTCAACAGAGATAGCAGGACTGCTAAAAGGTTCTACTAAAAACTAAATATTTAAGCATTAACATATAAACCACCCACATCCACATACATATGCAAAGATAACTGTATAACAACCATACCTGCATAGTGAACTTTAAATAGTTATTAATAGCATATAGAAATGCTGGAACAGCAAGAAGCACATTGTTTCGAGCTGCCTGcaaaaagaataaaagaatATTGATTGGATCGACCAAAAATGACCGTGTTTCTCTTCTAGAACATATGAATGAAAGCTTGCAAGTTAAATTAGATGACTCATGTATGGATGTGAAACAGTTAGATAATGAAATATAAATATGTCACAACCTATATAGTAAAGAGGAGAAGATAACTTtcctaaaaaaaaatccatgaaGGACTAGCTAAAGAAAGGCATAGATTCGAACTGTTTCAATCTCAGGACACATATCTCCAAACAACAATCCACAATTGGTTCAAACTAAAATACACAAACTTTTTTGAATACATGAACTTAAGAAGGCAAAAGTTAATAAACATCAATCGAAAACCTGTGTAAATGTAGAAATCGAGAGAAGAGGCTTCTCCCCAACTTTCTGATTCTTAGCCTGCAAAATCAACCAAGACCTCAATAAGAAAAATGCATAATAGCCCAACAAAACAACCAGTCTACGAGTACCCGGTGAACTTTCAATTGTATAAGCTATGATATACTTATATTACAAACTATCAAACATCTCTCTAtcaccacacacacacacacacatatacaaACGTTCTTGGCTACAGACGTCCGCACGGTGCAGATTCGCCGTTTCCATCGATGGTAGGCTGCAACGGCGGGGCGGACCACAGCAGCCacactacccacctcccggcgATCCCATATGGGCCGGCCGGAACTCTATTGGCCACCCACGGCGGCAGGAATGGCCAGAATCTGCAAAATTCAAGTTTCTCGGCCAATTCCGACGATTGACCCATTCCGGCCGACGTGGGTCGCCGATAGAGCTCCGGCCGGCATAGACGGGACCACTGAAAGGCGGAGAGTGTGGCTGTCGTGGTCCGCCCCGCCGTTGCAGCCTGCCATCGTCGAAAACGGCGAATCCGCAACAtgcggacctccgcacctAAGAattcttgtatatatatatataagatatatatttgttattATATAAAATACATATCCTCAATAAGGTGAGCTCCTAGCTCATGTAGGTTCACATTTCTGAAGAAAGGTGAGAAAAAAGGCACTTTCTAGAGTAATTTTGAGAATCGATAGTCTAAGCACAAGAAGGTATTTTGATAGGGACATCACAGCCAAACCTTTTAAGGTTGATGAGCGAAAGAGATGGCACCTAATCATTCCCTTTCCACAGGGCCTGATTGATTTCTTTGGAGGGAAAGCTAAGCCTGATTTGAGAAGTCTCTAACCCTGGTGTCCTTTCAACCGTTGTGCTTTTTAAATTGCTGTTTCATTATAGGAGTTCAGAGATTTCCTTTATTAGGTTTTTTATGTTTCAGTTTCAGAAATTTAAGTCCTCAAGAGATATTAATACTAGTTAATGTCAGTTATACACTCTAGTATAAATATATGTACGAGCCGAATGGCTGAGGCATGTTTTGTTCAATAAGAATTATCAGATTTTCTGAGTTTTCCTGTGAAGGACTAGGGTGTGATGCCAGGGAGTCCTAATCCCTAGAATCTGTAAGTCTCTAACCCCTAAACTATAAGGTTTGTGGTTCTGGTTACCAAGCACCTAGTTTAGTGCATCATAATGTCTCTGATCTTTAACAGTGGATAAATTAGAATTAACATTCTTATGACGCCTTATTCCACTTTCACAAGCACGACTCAATTTTAGCAGATGATGAAATCTATCACTTACAAGACCAAGGAATAAGAGCTACTAAATCTGAAACTTTCCGTACTGATAAAACACTTCATAAATGTTCCAATAATTATTATAATATGAATGACAATAAAGTAACATTAAGGGAGATAAAGAAGTTGTTGGATATACCTGTAACAAGAGCATAACAACAGCAAACAGAACCTTTGCCGCCTCCGTCAAAAAATTGACACTAATTGGGCTAAAGTCAAATTTTCCATCCACCTTGGACATAT
This is a stretch of genomic DNA from Argentina anserina chromosome 4, drPotAnse1.1, whole genome shotgun sequence. It encodes these proteins:
- the LOC126790828 gene encoding CMP-sialic acid transporter 2, with the translated sequence MNNGMIECSVCHSKLVPSNSKAFSKAYDRHKSRLSSKQRALNVLLVVGDCMLVGLQPILVYMSKVDGKFDFSPISVNFLTEAAKVLFAVVMLLLQAKNQKVGEKPLLSISTFTQAARNNVLLAVPAFLYAINNYLKFTMQLYFNPATVKMLSNMKVLVIAVLLKMIMKRRFSIIQWEALALLLIGISVNQLRSLPAGASALDLTISTGAYVYTLIFVTVPSLASVYNEYALKSQYDTSIYLQNLFLYGYGAIFNFLGIVVMAIVKGPSSFDILHGHSKATMFLIANNAAQGILSSFFFKYADTILKKYSSTVATIFTGIGSAVLFGHTLTMNFVLGISIVFISMHQFFSPISKAKDDEKYGKLELVDVHDDHRSKDAFINIAAGANEEADHRVKSDERQPLLPT